Proteins encoded within one genomic window of Nonomuraea gerenzanensis:
- a CDS encoding GNAT family N-acetyltransferase, producing the protein MPIRAARWEHEAEAIGDALARAFHDDPVICWLLPDGKGVAAMFVALARHVHAITDVAGEMAGVAIWDPPGHRPDEESAVPGLIAAMGDRVSYGITLDETMARYRPEEPHWYLAQLGTVPELQGTGVGSALMRAGLARCDGPVYLESSKESNIPFYERHGFAVTERFTLPDGPPVWGMWRPAP; encoded by the coding sequence ATGCCGATCAGAGCAGCACGCTGGGAGCACGAGGCGGAGGCGATCGGCGACGCGCTCGCCAGGGCCTTCCATGACGATCCGGTCATCTGCTGGCTGCTGCCCGACGGGAAGGGCGTCGCCGCCATGTTCGTCGCGCTCGCCCGGCACGTGCACGCCATCACCGACGTTGCGGGGGAGATGGCCGGCGTCGCCATCTGGGACCCGCCCGGGCACCGGCCCGACGAGGAGAGCGCCGTCCCCGGCCTGATCGCCGCGATGGGCGATCGGGTGTCGTACGGGATCACGCTCGACGAGACGATGGCCCGGTACCGGCCGGAGGAGCCGCACTGGTACCTGGCCCAGCTCGGCACGGTGCCGGAGCTGCAGGGCACGGGCGTGGGCAGCGCGCTCATGCGGGCGGGGCTGGCCCGCTGCGACGGGCCCGTCTACCTGGAGAGCAGCAAGGAGTCGAACATCCCGTTCTACGAGCGGCACGGCTTCGCGGTGACCGAGCGGTTCACGCTGCCCGACGGCCCGCCGGTGTGGGGGATGTGGCGACCTGCCCCCTGA
- a CDS encoding alpha/beta hydrolase → MEIRAATVLPARREPIELHTADGLTLVGELAQPLDRPPVATLVTLHPLPTHGGFMDSHVYKKAANRLPALADLAVLRFNTRGTSSERGTSQGTFDGGEGERFDVAAALEYAEYHDLPHVWVVGWSFGTELALKWAHDPLVEGAILLSPPLHRATDADLDAWAGFGRPLTALVPEFDDYLRPEEARARFARVPQAEVIGVDGAKHLWVGEPYVRIVLDEIVKRVNPAAWPLPTEA, encoded by the coding sequence GTGGAGATTCGCGCGGCGACGGTGCTGCCCGCCCGGCGGGAGCCGATCGAGCTGCACACGGCCGACGGCCTGACCCTGGTCGGCGAGCTGGCCCAGCCCCTCGACCGGCCGCCGGTGGCGACGCTGGTCACCCTGCACCCGCTGCCCACCCACGGCGGGTTCATGGACAGCCACGTCTACAAGAAGGCCGCCAACCGGCTGCCGGCGCTGGCCGACCTGGCCGTGCTGCGTTTCAACACCCGCGGCACCTCCTCCGAGCGCGGCACCTCCCAGGGCACGTTCGACGGGGGCGAGGGCGAGCGGTTCGACGTGGCGGCGGCGCTGGAGTACGCCGAGTACCACGACCTGCCGCACGTGTGGGTGGTCGGCTGGTCGTTCGGCACCGAGCTGGCCCTGAAGTGGGCGCACGACCCGTTGGTGGAGGGCGCGATCCTGCTCTCGCCGCCGCTGCACAGGGCCACCGACGCCGACCTCGACGCGTGGGCCGGGTTCGGCCGGCCGCTGACGGCGCTGGTGCCGGAGTTCGACGACTACCTGCGGCCGGAGGAGGCCCGCGCGCGGTTCGCCAGGGTGCCGCAGGCCGAGGTGATCGGGGTCGACGGGGCCAAGCACCTGTGGGTGGGGGAGCCGTACGTGCGCATCGTGCTGGACGAGATCGTCAAGCGGGTCAATCCGGCCGCC
- a CDS encoding aldehyde dehydrogenase family protein: protein MTTLTFDSLNPATGEIVGSHPKQTPDAVHAAVGLAEEAAVWWAALGPAERRRRLLDYKAVLAQHLKELAELIHQETGKPAGDATLELVLTLTHLDWAARNAQKVLGRRRVATGMIGLNLAATLEYLPLGVVAVIGPWNYPVFTPMGSIAYALAAGNAIVFKPSELTPGVGVRLAELFAESVPEHPVFQTVTGLGETGAALAADPRVKKVAFTGSTATAKRVMAACAENLTPIVAECGGKDAFIVDADADLGAAADACLWGAMANAGQTCVGVERVYVVDAVYESFMRELSERVTKVKAGEHYGPITMPGQVEIIKRHIDDATKAGKVVTGGPDAVRAPYVDPVIVEDVPEDSPAVREETFGPTITVRRTRDAQEALSLANASTYGLGGTIFSRNARRATELARLMRSGMTAINSVISFAGVPALPFGGTGDSGFGRIHGADGLREFARPKAIARQRFAMPGMNLTSFNRGPAELERLVRLVTFLHGRRKR from the coding sequence ATGACGACGCTGACGTTCGACTCACTCAACCCGGCGACCGGCGAGATCGTCGGCAGTCACCCCAAGCAGACGCCCGACGCCGTGCACGCGGCGGTCGGCCTGGCCGAGGAGGCCGCCGTCTGGTGGGCCGCGCTCGGCCCGGCCGAGCGCAGGCGGCGGCTGCTCGACTACAAGGCGGTCCTCGCCCAGCATCTCAAGGAGCTGGCCGAGCTGATCCACCAGGAGACCGGCAAGCCGGCGGGTGACGCCACGCTGGAGCTCGTGCTCACCCTGACGCACCTCGACTGGGCCGCGCGCAACGCCCAGAAGGTGCTCGGCCGCCGCCGGGTGGCCACCGGCATGATCGGCCTCAACCTGGCCGCCACCCTGGAGTACCTGCCCCTCGGCGTCGTCGCCGTGATCGGCCCGTGGAACTATCCGGTCTTCACCCCCATGGGCTCGATCGCGTACGCGCTCGCGGCCGGCAACGCGATCGTGTTCAAGCCCAGCGAGCTGACCCCCGGCGTCGGCGTGCGGCTGGCCGAGCTGTTCGCCGAGTCGGTGCCCGAGCACCCCGTGTTCCAGACCGTGACGGGGCTGGGCGAGACCGGCGCCGCGCTGGCCGCCGACCCCCGGGTGAAGAAGGTCGCCTTCACCGGCTCCACCGCCACGGCCAAGCGGGTCATGGCGGCCTGCGCCGAGAACCTCACGCCGATCGTGGCCGAGTGCGGCGGCAAGGACGCCTTCATCGTGGACGCCGACGCCGACCTCGGTGCCGCCGCCGACGCCTGCCTGTGGGGCGCGATGGCCAACGCCGGCCAGACCTGCGTCGGCGTCGAGCGCGTCTACGTCGTGGACGCCGTCTATGAAAGTTTCATGCGCGAGCTGTCCGAGCGGGTGACGAAGGTGAAGGCCGGCGAGCACTACGGGCCGATCACCATGCCCGGTCAGGTGGAGATCATCAAGCGGCACATCGACGACGCCACGAAGGCGGGCAAGGTGGTCACGGGCGGGCCCGACGCGGTGCGGGCGCCGTACGTGGACCCGGTGATCGTCGAGGACGTGCCCGAGGACTCGCCCGCCGTGCGCGAGGAGACGTTCGGCCCGACGATCACGGTGCGCCGCACCCGCGACGCGCAGGAGGCGTTGTCGCTGGCCAACGCCTCGACGTACGGGCTGGGCGGGACGATTTTCAGCCGGAACGCGCGCCGCGCGACGGAGCTGGCACGGCTCATGCGCAGCGGGATGACCGCGATCAACTCCGTCATCTCCTTCGCCGGGGTGCCCGCGCTGCCCTTCGGCGGCACCGGCGACTCCGGGTTCGGCAGGATCCACGGAGCCGACGGCCTGCGCGAGTTCGCCCGGCCGAAGGCCATCGCCCGGCAGCGCTTCGCGATGCCCGGGATGAACCTGACATCGTTCAATCGGGGCCCCGCGGAGCTTGAGCGACTGGTCAGACTCGTCACGTTCTTGCACGGCCGACGTAAAAGATAA
- a CDS encoding carotenoid oxygenase family protein — protein MTPPYLSGSLAPVPDEIDAHDLPVTGALPEELTGRYFRNGPNPRPGEDPGHWFAGHGMLHGVRLRDGRAEWYRNRWVRTKAFTEGAPFVGETGVDLAAVTANTHVIRHSGRILALVESGLPYEVTPELDTVGPVDFGGRLTTAMTAHPKQDPLTGELHFFGYGFFPPYLTYHRLSAAGELVESREIEVPGPTMMHDFAVTEHHLLWLDLPLVFDLERGGMPYAWEDGYGARIGVTPRAGGPTRWFEVDPCYVFHVGNAWEDAHGRIVLHAARYTRDRFTALWGQIGGEQDPAVAAAASGAAVLHRWTLDPATGAVKEEPLDDRSVEFPTYNEDLLGRPSRYLYTVGDDGVVKYDQRDGGSQVRKTGGDTGEAVFVPAEGAAEEDEGWLLSVVTGDDSAHLLVLDARDLSDVASVRLPRRVPAGFHGSWLEEK, from the coding sequence ATGACGCCCCCGTATCTCAGCGGCAGTCTGGCTCCCGTCCCCGACGAGATCGACGCCCATGACCTGCCCGTCACCGGCGCGCTGCCGGAGGAGCTGACCGGCCGCTACTTCCGCAACGGCCCCAACCCCCGCCCCGGCGAGGACCCCGGCCACTGGTTCGCCGGCCACGGCATGCTGCACGGCGTGCGGCTGCGCGACGGCCGCGCCGAGTGGTACCGCAACCGGTGGGTGCGCACGAAGGCGTTCACCGAGGGCGCGCCGTTCGTCGGCGAGACCGGGGTCGACCTGGCGGCCGTCACCGCCAACACGCACGTCATCCGGCACTCGGGGCGCATCCTGGCCCTGGTGGAGAGCGGCCTGCCGTACGAGGTGACGCCCGAGCTCGACACCGTCGGCCCGGTGGACTTCGGCGGCCGGCTGACCACGGCGATGACCGCGCACCCCAAGCAGGACCCGCTCACCGGCGAGCTGCACTTCTTCGGCTACGGCTTCTTCCCGCCCTACCTCACCTACCACCGGCTCTCGGCGGCCGGCGAGCTGGTGGAGAGCAGGGAGATCGAGGTGCCGGGGCCGACGATGATGCACGACTTCGCCGTCACCGAGCACCACCTCCTCTGGCTCGACCTGCCCCTGGTCTTCGACCTGGAGCGCGGCGGCATGCCGTACGCCTGGGAGGACGGCTACGGCGCCAGGATCGGCGTGACGCCCAGGGCGGGCGGGCCGACGCGCTGGTTCGAGGTGGACCCCTGCTACGTCTTCCACGTGGGCAACGCCTGGGAGGACGCTCACGGGCGCATCGTCCTTCACGCGGCCCGGTACACCCGCGACCGCTTCACGGCGCTCTGGGGCCAGATCGGCGGCGAGCAGGACCCTGCTGTGGCGGCCGCCGCGTCCGGCGCGGCCGTGCTGCACCGGTGGACGCTGGATCCGGCGACGGGCGCGGTGAAGGAGGAGCCGCTGGACGATCGCAGCGTGGAGTTCCCCACCTACAACGAGGACCTGCTCGGGCGGCCGAGCCGCTACCTCTACACGGTCGGCGACGACGGCGTGGTCAAGTACGACCAGCGCGACGGCGGCTCGCAGGTCAGGAAGACCGGGGGCGACACGGGCGAGGCGGTGTTCGTGCCGGCCGAGGGAGCGGCCGAGGAGGACGAGGGCTGGCTGTTGTCCGTGGTCACCGGGGACGACTCGGCACATCTGCTGGTCCTGGACGCGCGCGACCTGTCCGACGTGGCCTCGGTGCGGCTGCCGCGCCGCGTGCCCGCCGGTTTCCACGGATCATGGCTGGAGGAGAAGTGA
- a CDS encoding 3-hydroxyacyl-CoA dehydrogenase produces the protein MAFERVGVVGLGTMGAGIAEVFARAGLRVIGVEADAEALARGRGHLERSTARAVDKGRLTAEGRAEILGRVTLTTAREDLRDADLVVEAIPEILDHKVALFRELDGICKPQTVLATNTSSLSVTALAAATGRPGRVVGMHFFNPAPVMRLVEVVRTVVSEPEVVHQVGELAGRLGKTVVSVGDRAGFVVNRLLLPYLNHAVVLMEQGVAGRDGIDLAVKHGVGLPMGPFTLLDLIGLDTAYEVMGVLFEETRDRRHAPAPLLRELVTAGLLGRKSGRGFYAEEQARACAPGRSGVISFDVAGPGGDELARRLATAGFKRTGEGADVVLRLTERPVVEHAVGLADPARLVGVHLVGDQVAELAATALTADDAVGAATDLMKVAGLTPVPCKDRAGFVVDALLFPYLNDAVRMYDAGYASIGDIDAAMRLGCGYPAGPFEMLESLGLARVRDGLRALYAEYREPAFAPAPLLDQLVTAGASEFPRR, from the coding sequence ATGGCGTTCGAACGGGTGGGTGTGGTCGGTCTCGGCACGATGGGTGCCGGGATCGCCGAGGTGTTCGCGCGGGCGGGGCTGCGCGTGATCGGGGTCGAGGCCGACGCCGAGGCGCTGGCCAGGGGGCGCGGGCACCTGGAGAGGTCCACCGCGCGCGCCGTCGACAAGGGCAGGCTCACCGCCGAGGGGCGCGCGGAGATCCTCGGCCGGGTGACGCTGACCACCGCCCGCGAGGACCTGCGCGACGCCGACCTGGTGGTCGAGGCCATCCCCGAGATCCTTGACCACAAGGTCGCGCTGTTCCGTGAGCTCGACGGCATCTGCAAGCCGCAGACCGTGCTGGCCACCAACACCTCCTCCCTGTCCGTGACCGCCCTCGCCGCCGCCACCGGGCGGCCCGGCCGGGTCGTCGGCATGCACTTCTTCAACCCCGCGCCGGTGATGAGGCTGGTCGAGGTCGTGCGGACGGTGGTGAGCGAGCCGGAGGTGGTGCATCAGGTCGGTGAGCTGGCAGGCCGCCTGGGCAAGACCGTCGTGAGCGTGGGCGACCGCGCCGGGTTCGTGGTCAACCGCCTGCTGCTGCCCTATCTCAACCACGCCGTCGTGCTGATGGAGCAGGGCGTGGCCGGGCGCGACGGCATCGACCTGGCCGTCAAGCACGGGGTGGGGCTGCCGATGGGCCCGTTCACGCTGCTCGACCTGATCGGGCTCGACACCGCGTACGAGGTGATGGGGGTGCTCTTCGAGGAGACCCGCGACCGCAGGCACGCGCCGGCGCCGCTGCTGCGCGAGCTGGTCACGGCCGGGCTGCTGGGGCGCAAGTCGGGGCGCGGATTCTACGCCGAGGAGCAGGCGCGGGCCTGCGCTCCCGGGCGGTCGGGGGTGATCTCGTTCGACGTGGCGGGGCCGGGCGGCGACGAGCTGGCGCGGCGCCTGGCGACCGCCGGGTTCAAGCGGACGGGCGAGGGTGCCGACGTCGTGCTGCGGCTGACCGAGCGGCCGGTGGTCGAGCACGCCGTGGGCCTGGCCGACCCCGCCAGGCTGGTCGGCGTGCACCTCGTCGGCGACCAGGTGGCCGAGCTGGCCGCCACCGCCCTGACCGCCGACGACGCCGTGGGAGCGGCCACGGACCTGATGAAGGTGGCCGGGCTGACGCCGGTGCCGTGCAAGGACCGGGCCGGGTTCGTGGTGGACGCGCTGCTGTTCCCCTACCTCAACGACGCCGTGCGCATGTACGACGCGGGTTACGCCTCGATCGGCGACATCGACGCGGCCATGCGGCTGGGCTGCGGCTATCCGGCCGGTCCCTTCGAGATGCTGGAGTCGCTGGGCCTGGCCAGGGTCCGCGACGGCCTGCGGGCGCTGTACGCCGAGTACCGCGAGCCCGCCTTCGCCCCCGCGCCCCTGCTCGATCAGCTCGTCACCGCCGGCGCGAGCGAGTTCCCCCGCCGATGA
- a CDS encoding ATP/GTP-binding protein produces MSPRRARRRESSRPFGFPTGLDKVEEWPDGEWKVRMLTGASSTKNYRCPGCDQEIRSGQPHLVAWPNWPGGDEERRHWHQTCWRKRLDRGPGRTRY; encoded by the coding sequence ATGAGCCCCCGCCGTGCCCGCCGGAGGGAGTCCTCCCGTCCCTTCGGCTTCCCGACCGGCCTGGACAAGGTGGAGGAGTGGCCCGACGGCGAGTGGAAGGTGCGCATGCTCACCGGCGCCTCCTCGACCAAGAACTACCGGTGCCCCGGCTGCGACCAGGAGATCCGCAGCGGCCAGCCGCACCTCGTGGCCTGGCCCAACTGGCCGGGCGGCGACGAGGAGCGCCGCCACTGGCACCAGACCTGCTGGCGTAAGAGACTCGACCGCGGCCCAGGCCGCACCCGTTACTGA
- a CDS encoding TetR/AcrR family transcriptional regulator: MTAAYTLYAKPGFTATTIERLCSEARISNRAFYECFGGREELLQALHERCVEESLSVVAKALEEAPNTLDGRVKAGIRAYIEFTTADWRRARIMHVEVRRSGDVLTLSRQRAVAAFAQLVEEASADFPLGSELNRRLVALGVIGALQELLIEWLLSEDQPDIDELVAVAVHIFNRSLGTGVNA, from the coding sequence ATGACGGCCGCGTACACGCTATACGCGAAGCCGGGTTTCACGGCGACGACCATCGAAAGGCTGTGCTCGGAGGCCAGGATCTCCAACCGGGCCTTCTACGAATGTTTCGGCGGGCGCGAGGAGCTCCTGCAGGCGTTGCACGAGCGCTGCGTGGAGGAAAGCCTGTCGGTCGTCGCCAAGGCGTTAGAGGAGGCGCCGAACACGCTTGACGGAAGAGTCAAGGCCGGGATTCGCGCCTATATCGAATTCACAACGGCCGACTGGCGGCGGGCCCGGATCATGCACGTCGAGGTACGCAGGTCCGGGGACGTCCTGACACTCTCCCGTCAGCGTGCGGTGGCCGCCTTCGCCCAGCTCGTGGAGGAGGCCTCCGCCGATTTCCCGCTCGGCTCGGAGCTGAATCGGCGCCTGGTGGCACTGGGAGTAATTGGGGCGTTACAAGAGTTGCTCATCGAATGGCTGCTCTCCGAAGACCAGCCGGACATCGACGAACTCGTCGCGGTCGCCGTGCACATCTTCAACCGCAGCCTCGGCACCGGGGTGAACGCGTAA
- the nucS gene encoding endonuclease NucS: MRLVIARCSVDYIGRLTAHLPMAPRLVLIKADGSVSIHADDRAFKPLNWMNPPCKLKEDGETWTVTHGKTGEKLVLTMAEILHDSSHELGVDPGLIKDGVEAHLQELLAEHITTLGEGYSLIRREYMTAIGPVDILCRDALGATVAVEIKRRGEIDGVEQLTRYLELLNRDPLLSPVRGVFAAQEIKPQARVLATDRGIDCVTLDYDTLRGIEPENPTLF; this comes from the coding sequence ATGCGGCTGGTCATCGCGCGATGCAGCGTGGATTACATCGGACGGCTCACGGCTCACCTGCCGATGGCGCCGAGGCTCGTCCTCATCAAGGCGGACGGCAGCGTGAGCATTCACGCCGACGACCGCGCCTTCAAGCCGCTCAACTGGATGAATCCGCCGTGCAAGCTCAAGGAGGACGGCGAGACCTGGACGGTCACCCACGGCAAGACCGGCGAGAAGCTGGTCCTGACCATGGCGGAGATCCTCCACGACTCCAGCCACGAGCTGGGCGTCGACCCCGGGCTGATCAAGGACGGCGTGGAGGCCCACCTCCAGGAGCTGCTCGCCGAGCACATCACGACGCTGGGCGAGGGGTATTCGCTGATCCGGCGCGAGTACATGACGGCGATCGGCCCCGTGGACATCCTGTGCAGGGATGCCCTGGGCGCGACGGTGGCGGTGGAGATCAAGCGGCGCGGTGAGATCGACGGCGTCGAGCAGCTCACGCGCTACCTGGAGCTGCTCAACCGCGACCCGCTGCTGTCGCCGGTGCGCGGCGTCTTCGCCGCCCAGGAGATCAAGCCCCAGGCCCGGGTGCTGGCGACCGACCGGGGCATCGACTGCGTGACGCTCGACTACGACACGCTGCGCGGCATCGAGCCGGAGAACCCGACCCTCTTCTAG